The DNA sequence CGAATTCCTCAATGCGGACGAGCTGGCCCGATACCTGGAAGTCGATATAAACTCAATACAGGAATGGGCCAATTCGGGAAAAATACCGGCGATCAAGCAAAACAACGGTTGGGAATTCGAACGCAAAGCGGTAGACGCCTGGGTCGCTGCGGGAAAGATCGGTAAATAACTATGGCGGAAGAAAAGCTGTTAACGGTGCGCGATGTTTCGATACTCCTCGGGTTGAATGAAAAAGAAATACTTGACCTGACTGAAAGCGGGGCCATACCGGCATATAATATCGGCGGGGTATACCTGCGTTTTAAAAAAAACCAGGTGGAGGAATTCCGCAAAAAATTCCGCGGGCAGCAGCGAGCGCAACACAAATTCTCCGTTCAAGACAGGGTCTTCGATTTTTTCTACTTCGGGGACTTTTATATCATTTCGGCAATAGCCATAATCACAGCGCTTTACTTTATTTTCCGCTGATAAATGAAAGTATTCCGGCGAATATTCAAATTCCACGGGTTCCAGGAAAGCCTGCGCATCGCGATAAAAGGGCTGGGATATCTTTTCCTTTACCACCGCAACATGCGCATAATCTTCCTTTGCGGGATAACCGCGCTGCTGGCAGGCATTTATTTCCGCCTCAAAGGTATTGAACTGGCCGCATTATGCATAACCATTACCCTGGTATTTATGGCCGAGATGTTCAATACGGCGATAGAAACAATGCTGGATGTTTCCAAGCAACGATACCACACATTGATAAAACTGGTAAAAGACATCTCCGCGGCCGTAGTGCTAATAGCCTCATTTAACGCCATAGCCGTCGGATTTATCCTGTTCGCCCGCCGCATATCCGTTTTTTTCTGACCGCTCAAAACTTTTTTCAGAATTTCCTCTTGAATATATATTTAACCTGGTGGGTCTGGCGGTCGTATTCCGGCCGGCCTTTGACATTGAAGAGCTTCACGGAGACTTTTTCCTGTATGAACTCCTCGACTTCTTGGGCTTTGTAATATGGCAAGAAAACATCGACGCC is a window from the Candidatus Omnitrophota bacterium genome containing:
- a CDS encoding helix-turn-helix domain-containing protein; the protein is MAEEKLLTVRDVSILLGLNEKEILDLTESGAIPAYNIGGVYLRFKKNQVEEFRKKFRGQQRAQHKFSVQDRVFDFFYFGDFYIISAIAIITALYFIFR
- a CDS encoding diacylglycerol kinase family protein, which produces MKVFRRIFKFHGFQESLRIAIKGLGYLFLYHRNMRIIFLCGITALLAGIYFRLKGIELAALCITITLVFMAEMFNTAIETMLDVSKQRYHTLIKLVKDISAAVVLIASFNAIAVGFILFARRISVFF